The region taagaaaatgaattttATAACTTATATATACCCTAAAGCAAGCAGCACCGCAACAGGCACGTACATATCATGGAGGACAATACAACAAGAAAATCACTGATTAACTAAAATAAATGAGAAAACTTCGGCTATGTTTTGAATTTAGGGACTTCGTTTTGggtttttattatatatatatatagtgggTTATAAAATATTTGGGCCCCTTGATCCCAGAGGGTCTAGTGCACCCGCATGACCTGTACCGGGTCAAGGCCGCCTATGGGCGTGAGGTTCTGTCGAGTAacaatgattattatatgattagaTAAGATAAACTTGCAAATTtgtgaaaattatataattttccgaattttcaaatatttttttataaaatattaaaactaaattAGCTACACATAATTGATAtatgttattaataaatatttcTATATAATAAAATGCGAGATGGGGCTGTGAGGCGCCATCGAGTAACAATGATTGTTATATGATTAAATAAAGTAAACTTGCATAATGAAAATTATATTCTTTTAAGGATTTTTCAatcttattttataaaattaaaattactaaattaactacacataattaatatatgttcctaataaaatatttatatataataaaatgcGAGACGATACCGTGAGGCGTCGTCGAGTAATAAAATAAGGTAAACTTGCAAATTTGTGAAAATTATATTCTATTATGAATTTTCGAatcttattttataaaattttattactAAACTAGCTACACATAATTGATATATattagtaataaatatttctatataataaaatacgaGACGGCGCCGTGAGCCGCCGTCAAgtaatattaattattatatgattagaTAAGGTGAACTGgcattattaaaattatattctttaaaaaaaattaatcttattttataaaaatttaaattactaaattaGCAAATTCAAATGTTCATATTTACGATTTGATAGCAATGATAAGACATGCAGAGAAGAGTATATCATCTCCTTTGTATAAAATTAGTACACCTTAAATATAGAAAGCATTTAACTTGAACCATCACGTGACTACAATATTGTTAAATTAGATATACAAAGAAGAGATATGTTGTTATTAACACTTCCATTAAAATTACCAAATATGTTTATAGAGAGTAAATTTTTAATGTGATATGTTGCGTGTACTAATTTTCTGTAATACTTAATATACTTAATATATTGAGAATATAAACATATGCTCACAATATTAAGTAAATgcaatatttataaaatttactCTAACCAATTTTATCTTTAAAAtagattaaaaataataaataaatatttccAGCTAACTAGGTATAATACAATATACTCACATGATTTTGAATCAAGATAAATCTTTAACATCACTAATATAACATTTTTTGGTTCATTCTCTCACTACAAtgaattttatattaatttttttttaaaaatcattagTTCAAGTGCAGTCTACATCGCTTCATAATTTAGTGTTGTAGTATAAAAATTATCCAGTTCATGTGctccaaatatttttatttgttacttttaaaaaaatttagaaaataaaaatacTAATTCTAATACTAATTTTAGACTTTAGTACAAAGTGAAATTTGCTCATTCATTTATCATTAAATATTCTAATAAAtactaaattttataatttaatatgtAAGACTGATTTAAAAGATATTCCAATGTCAAAAAAAAAATATTCTCGATCATAAGCATGTAATTTTGAAATAAAAGTTTGAGTTGTTTAACAAAAAATGTTACTACTATATAATTTATTCTATTTACTTTTTAAGACAGTACATAACCTTTTTTTACTAATATGACTTATAATATtacaattttttataatattataattaagtaTATATGAGTGAGTCAAGTGGACCTATGACAGTAGATGATTCTTAACCACCACTTAAAATATGCAATTGTGCACATATCTTTCATATTTTTATAATTGTAagaaaatattttaatataataaaatgtgGTACTATGGTGCCCGAGTAACATATATACATACTGATATTATATATTACGAATTTACGAATCTTATTTATAACTATTTAAATAACTAATCAACTATACATAATTAATAGATATTATTAATAACATTATTAATAAAGTGGACGTGagatatataataatattttatgtcTTTTTCACGATTTATTAATTAGTTATCTAACATATAAATTTAAAGTCAATTTGAATAATAAAAAGTTTTAAGATTTTAAGGATAAAATAATACTGATAACATTACTTTTATAACAATATTATTtcttttatataatattttttcttttatattaGATTTTCTTAGATATGTGAATTCTGCATTTCACaaaatttaatttcaaaattttactCATAAgtaatagttgaatatattatTAGAACAATTAAAAATAtcgtttttattttatttcaattttgaaATTATTGTATATCGTCTTTTGATACCTTTTAGTTGTAGAATACGAGGTGTCGTCGAAGACGAGGCCGAGAAACATTCAATAAATATGTTATTTTGATTTatttctgttttaaaattattgttaTCCTCTTTATATCTTTTTAGTTGCAGAATACGAGACTTCGTCGAAGACGATGTCGAGAAACTGTCCATAAATTTAtgattttgattttatttcaatttcaaaattattatatatccTCTATTATATCATTTTAGTTTTAGAATACAAGGCTTCGTTGAAGACGACGCCGAAAAACTGTCAATAAACatcttattttgatttaaaatatttcaatttcaaaattattgtatatcctctTTTAACTTTTTTTAGTTACGAAGACGACGCCGAGAAAATGTCAATAAATATcttaaattaatttatttcaatatcaaATCTATTGTATATCCTCTTTTATATCTTTTTAGTTGCAAAATATGAGGCTTCGTCGAAGACACACTGATAAACTGTCCATAAATTTTTTATTTCGATTCTattccaattttaaaattattgtatatcctctattatatcaataaatatcttattttgattttcttacaatttcaaaattattgtatatcctctATTATAGCTTTGTAGTGTCAGAATACGGGGCGTCTTCGAAGACGACACCGACAAATTGTTAataaatatcatatcttgatttTGTTTTAATTTCATGATTATTTTATATCCTCTTTTATATTTTTTGGCGGCATCAAGAAACTGTCAACAAATAAAATTTTAATCTTAGATCAAAAGTTGATTAATTTAACCACCAAAAAGTACAACCGGAAAGGGATGCATGGAGTACTATATAATGGAACTCAACAATTTTTTTTCCATGTAATATAACAATTGAGTTTAAAGGAGAACTTCATATGTAATATTGTACATGAGTTTAAAGGAGGGTAAATGTCAAATGAATTGCGATAAATTTGCATTGAAATTTGCAACGCACAATGAAGTTGTTTTCAATTGAAAATCCGCAACATTCCAAgcaatattattttaatttattttttaaaaccAAACGATACCATGACATTTactataaattttaatttaaatcaCCAAAAAAATGATAAATAATTTCTTATCTACTCATCATAAGGAACGAcaatatattataaaattagtTTAAGTAAACTTaaaaatttgttaaaattataCTATGATATATGTATAGTTTTTAAACAAATTATTTATTACATTAAGTAATCGTCTGGTATTTCATTGATATACGTTTTAAAAATCTAATATAAGACTACGATGTTTATATCTCAATTTAATAGATTGGTATGAATTTTTGAAAGAAAGTCATAATTaagaaaatcaatgaaatcataGTATAATTTTAAACAAGTACATAAATTTGAATGATACATTTTTGAAATAAATTACATTTGCAATTTTTTTTACATGTCGCGAAAAAAATATCTTCAAACccaattaattaatttattttgtgtTATCTTATTTTTCTAAATATTTCTCAACGGTTTAAAAATAACGGAAAACAAGTTATTTAATATACAAAAAATTATATATGATATTATAcatacacatacatatatatatatacaaaatattaattttttaaaaaaataataagaaaagCACGCGTAGCGCGGGCATAGGTCCCTAGTACTTATATAATTTATAACATTTATCAACTTATTATTTATTAGTCACTTATTCGATTTAAGTCTTGTTTTAAAATTTCCCAAAGAATGTTATTTACACCTTAAAAGAACATGACATTCCAACATACAAAGGATGGTAAGCAGAATAGAACTATATCATCTGCTTATAGGGGATTGAGTAGAATGTAATTCTACACGTGAAGCTTAACAAATTGCATTAATCCTTCACCGACACGACAGTGATATCGTATGAAAAATGAAGAGAAAGAAAAGATAATATATAGCTGTCACATATAATCTTATGGTCTATTTCCGTTTCTACTAACTTTAATAGTTCCCATGTCTTTATCACCTTGCTGGTGAAGTCTTAATAATAACTAGCTGGTGCCACATTTATTATTGTTTCCTCTCTGCTTAGGAGTTACTACTTCTCTTCTCTATTTTTCTTTTACAAATTATTTGGTGTTAAAGATTTATAGATCAGAATTTGCAGAGGTTTTGTAGTTGTTGAGGCATCGAATCCATGGCGTCTAAATTGGTGATGATCGTCGTCTTCATTTTTGATGTCATTGCTTTCGGCTTGGCTGTTGCTGCTGAGCAACGGAGAAGCACTGTATGTTTTATTCATTTTCGTTTTTTATTGGGTGCTATTGAGATTATTGAGATTATATGTACCTGTTTTCGCGTAAGTGATTTGAGCAAGTATTATGATATCATCAATGCCCTAGTTTCAATAGTTTCTCAAGCTAGACAATATGTAAAGGTAGATGTAGAATTCTCCCAGAATGATCTTGGATAATGAAAGAGTAATTGTGTTTGTTTATATGCCTCATAGATCTAAATTTTCTTGATCAGAAACCTTTATTCCTCTGTCTAGCTACAGAGGATCTTTAGATCATAAAAATCATTAGTACTTGGTTCTATTAGATTTTCCTGAAGTTTTTATTCAATGAAGTTGGGATCGTCTAGATTTTATCAGGAATTCAACCTTAGAATGACTCTCGCTAAAGATAATTGGTACAATCTACCAAATGGATTTAAGACAGATACAAATCCGGTGCCGGATTGCCACTTTACAGAAACTACATTTACTGAATTTTTAGGGGCAAACACCAAATTTCTAAGTTCTTACCAGGTAGGAAAGTAACTTCTTGTTTTACGCCTTTTGAGTGGCGTGTGGTATTTGCTATGTAATTGCGCAAAATATATTACTATAAGTTTTATATATTTGTTGAGGTTTACTTTTGCTGGTTGTTTAGATGTTTGAAACCGAAGTTCTATCATGTTTGTGTGATATGTTTCAAGCAGCCTGAAATTAAGATTATAGTGAGTTCTTGTCTCCCATAGTACTACTGTGTTCAAAATCCGGCTCTTAGTCCTTGCTGTTCAAAATCGGTATTTTTGGTGATTGTGCTTGTCTGTATCCGTATTCAGAACACAATGACCATATCTTCTGTTTCATTGCAGGCCACAACGACGAAGGATTCAGAACAGAACTACAATTATTGTGTCTACGACTCTGACATTTCAACTGGATATGGTGTTGGGGCTTTCTTGTTCCTCATGGCCAGTCAAGCAATTATAATGGTAGCAAGCCGTTGTTTCTGTTGCGGAAAGGCTTTAAGTCCTGGGGGTTCCAGGGCTTGTGCACTTCTCCTTTTCATATTCTGCTGGTATGCTTGAAACTGTTGTCCTGAACATTATAAGTAGTCCAAGTAGCATTTATACATTTTAACCATTTATACATTTTACTTGATCAGGGTGACATTCTTTATTGCCGAGGCATGCTTGTTGGCTGGTTCAGTGAGGAATGCTTATCACACCAAGTACACCACAATTTTCAGTGAAAACCCTCCGTCTTGCCAGACAGTAAGAAAGGGCGTGTTTGCAGCTGGCGCAGCCTTCACTTTCTTCACTGCCATACTATCTCCGTTTTACTACATTTCGTATTCCAAGTCACGAGGAAGCTTTGCACCCTATGGCGGTGAGGCTGGTGTGGGACTTGGAAGCTACAAGTGATGAGTGAGTGTCACTGCTGAGTGCCTGGACACTTAAATCACTGATTTCTCAGTTGACTGTTGGAACAGAAATTTCATGGTTGAGAGTAGCTTTTATCTTTGATGGATGTGTCACAAATCTTGTTCTTTCATGCTACTATAAAAATGTGCATCAATAATTGACAATAGGAGCGATCAAACTTGTAAATTTATGGTGATTTCAGATTCTTGGCTTACAAATCATAATATGCAGTAGAGAAACACAGCTTGTTTACTGTGTGTCAAATATATCATATTAGCTGAGGCTAGAAAGATTTCTACTCATTTTTAACTAAAGGTTGGGGACTGAAAAAATCTATACTAAAATTTTTGTTCAGCCGGGTTTAAGTGTAAGTTCGCCTCTCTTGATTCCGCCCGTGTATGAACGTAAGAATTGTTATTTCGGAAAATTTTGAAGTGTAAAGAATTAAGAGGGATATCTCCGATAAGGTAAGTGTAAAGAAACAAGGGGATGGACGGAGTAATAAATAGGGCAGAAGCAGAACAACCCAACCACATCAAATATAATGGGACATAACAAGTTAACAACCCCTAAAAATTAAATGTTTAGCATGAAATAAGGTGCATTATGGTACCAGCTGAGGCGGTGGATCATCCTTGATAACCATCTCAATTAATGTAATAGAAATTTTAAGCAGGCCTGGTAATAAAGAAACTAGAAAGTTTTAGTGTAAAGTATAAAAATAAAAAGACTACAACTGGGCCACTAGACAGCCCATGTCACTGCTGTCACCTCAAGCCCATATTAGTTTTTCAAGAAAACGATATTTTTCACTATTGTATGAAACACAGAAAAAATCTGCTATTTAATTTAATATGAGAGCTTAGACATCTACAGTTGTATAAGCAAAAAATTgtataaatttaatttatttttattggTTTACATTTTTTTATAATGGTTAATTCCCTGCATTCACAACAACCATAACAATTAAAATatactaaaattataaattttagtgtTATCATGTGTCCATGGACACACAAACCATTTAGTATATGTATGGGTACGCACTGCTTTCTCTCTTCATTTTATA is a window of Apium graveolens cultivar Ventura chromosome 11, ASM990537v1, whole genome shotgun sequence DNA encoding:
- the LOC141698191 gene encoding uncharacterized protein LOC141698191, which translates into the protein MASKLVMIVVFIFDVIAFGLAVAAEQRRSTATTTKDSEQNYNYCVYDSDISTGYGVGAFLFLMASQAIIMVASRCFCCGKALSPGGSRACALLLFIFCWVTFFIAEACLLAGSVRNAYHTKYTTIFSENPPSCQTVRKGVFAAGAAFTFFTAILSPFYYISYSKSRGSFAPYGGEAGVGLGSYK